A part of Amycolatopsis lurida genomic DNA contains:
- the metG gene encoding methionine--tRNA ligase, which translates to MSTPVLTAVAWPYANGPRHIGHVSGFGVPSDVFSRYQRMAGNRVLMVSGTDEHGTPITVQADKEGMTSQQTADKYTRQIGQDLQGLGLTYDLFTRTTTGNHAEVTQQIFLALHRNGYVVPKTTRGAISPSTGRTLPDRYIEGTCPICGYDGARGDQCDNCGNQLDAAELINPKSRINGETPKFVETEHYFLDLTAFVETLGKWLSSKTDWRPNVLNFTKNLIDDMRPRPITRDLDWGVKIPLDGWRDQPLKRFYVWFDAVIGYFSASVEWARRSGNPDAWQEWWNNPDARSYYFMGKDNITFHAQIWPALLFGHNGEGDRGGVAGKYGKLHLPDEIVSSEFLTMSGSKFSTSRGTVIYVHDFLRDFGPDTLRYFISVAGPETQDTDFTWDEFVRRTNFELANEWGNLVNRSISMAHKNVGAIPRPDAPTAADEELKELSRKAFDTAGAHLQRSRFKAAASEAMRVVTAANRYLSDQEPWKLKDDPARRDSVLHTALQVVSDANTLLTPFLPHSAQKVHEALGGTGVWAAQPELQEVEDLDIPGRINPIITGDYKAEQARWKSVPIEVGKPLEKPTPLFAKLDPELGETGPEWAPISK; encoded by the coding sequence CAACCGGGTGCTCATGGTGTCCGGTACCGACGAACACGGCACCCCGATCACCGTCCAGGCCGACAAAGAAGGCATGACCTCCCAGCAGACGGCCGACAAGTACACCCGCCAGATCGGCCAGGACCTGCAGGGGCTCGGCCTCACCTACGACCTGTTCACCCGCACCACCACGGGCAACCACGCCGAGGTCACACAGCAGATCTTCCTCGCGCTGCACCGCAACGGCTATGTCGTCCCCAAGACGACCCGGGGCGCGATCAGCCCTTCGACCGGCCGCACCTTGCCCGACCGGTACATCGAAGGCACCTGCCCGATCTGCGGCTACGACGGTGCCCGCGGCGACCAGTGCGACAACTGCGGCAACCAGCTCGACGCCGCCGAACTGATCAACCCGAAGTCCCGGATCAACGGCGAAACGCCGAAGTTCGTCGAGACCGAGCACTACTTCCTCGATTTGACGGCGTTCGTCGAAACACTGGGCAAATGGCTGTCCAGCAAGACCGACTGGCGTCCGAACGTTCTCAACTTCACGAAGAACCTGATCGACGACATGCGGCCGCGGCCGATCACCCGCGATCTCGACTGGGGCGTGAAGATCCCGCTGGACGGCTGGCGCGACCAGCCGCTCAAGCGCTTCTACGTCTGGTTCGACGCGGTCATCGGCTACTTCTCGGCGAGCGTCGAGTGGGCGCGCCGGTCCGGTAACCCGGACGCCTGGCAGGAGTGGTGGAACAACCCGGACGCCCGCTCCTACTACTTCATGGGCAAGGACAACATCACCTTCCATGCCCAGATCTGGCCCGCTCTGCTCTTCGGCCACAACGGCGAGGGTGATCGAGGCGGCGTGGCAGGCAAGTACGGCAAGCTGCACCTGCCCGACGAGATCGTTTCCAGCGAGTTCCTCACCATGAGCGGCTCGAAGTTCTCGACCTCGCGCGGCACGGTCATCTACGTCCACGACTTCCTGCGCGACTTCGGCCCGGACACGCTGCGGTACTTCATCTCGGTCGCGGGCCCCGAGACCCAGGACACCGACTTCACCTGGGACGAATTCGTCCGCCGGACCAACTTCGAGCTGGCCAACGAATGGGGCAACCTCGTCAACCGGTCCATCTCCATGGCCCACAAGAACGTCGGCGCGATTCCGCGTCCCGACGCGCCCACGGCCGCCGATGAGGAGCTCAAGGAGCTCTCTCGCAAGGCATTCGACACCGCCGGCGCCCACTTGCAGCGGTCCCGGTTCAAGGCCGCGGCGAGCGAGGCCATGCGCGTCGTCACCGCCGCGAACCGGTACCTGTCGGACCAGGAGCCCTGGAAGCTCAAGGACGACCCTGCCCGGCGTGACAGCGTTCTGCACACCGCTCTGCAGGTCGTCTCGGACGCCAACACCTTGCTGACCCCCTTCCTGCCCCACTCGGCGCAGAAGGTGCACGAGGCGCTCGGCGGCACCGGCGTCTGGGCGGCGCAGCCCGAACTGCAGGAAGTCGAGGACCTCGACATCCCCGGCCGGATCAACCCCATCATCACCGGGGACTACAAGGCCGAGCAGGCACGCTGGAAGTCCGTGCCGATCGAGGTCGGCAAGCCGCTGGAGAAGCCGACCCCGTTGTTCGCCAAGCTGGACCCGGAACTCGGCGAGACCGGTCCCGAATGGGCGCCGATCTCGAAGTGA
- a CDS encoding TatD family hydrolase, which yields MGAEKKELPPIPDRLPVSVVDAHTHLDACGAVTAADVSAMVDRAERAGVSRVITVADDLASARWAAQASTWDPRVWAAVAIHPTRTKDFGEPEKSEVESLARESRVVAVGETGLDYYWDYSPHDAQQDAFRWHIDLAKRIGKPLMIHDRDAHDDVLRILEEEGAPEQVVFHCFSGDEHIARRCVDAGYVLSFAGTVSFRNARGLHEAARIVPADQYLVETDAPFLTPHPFRGRPNEPYCAAYTVRHLASLRGEAVHEVAESVRTTAERVFGLPTVTTG from the coding sequence ATGGGTGCGGAGAAGAAGGAACTGCCGCCGATCCCGGACAGGTTGCCGGTATCGGTGGTGGACGCGCATACCCACCTCGACGCGTGCGGCGCGGTCACCGCGGCTGATGTGTCAGCCATGGTCGACCGCGCCGAACGCGCCGGTGTTTCGAGGGTGATCACCGTCGCGGACGATCTCGCGTCCGCTCGCTGGGCCGCGCAAGCGTCCACTTGGGACCCGCGGGTCTGGGCCGCCGTCGCGATCCATCCCACGCGCACCAAGGATTTCGGTGAGCCCGAGAAGTCCGAAGTGGAGAGTCTCGCCAGAGAGTCCAGAGTGGTCGCCGTCGGCGAGACCGGCCTCGACTATTACTGGGACTACTCGCCCCACGACGCTCAGCAGGACGCTTTCCGCTGGCATATCGATCTCGCCAAGCGGATCGGCAAACCGCTGATGATCCACGATCGGGACGCCCACGACGACGTCCTCCGAATCCTCGAGGAAGAGGGAGCGCCCGAACAGGTCGTCTTCCACTGTTTCTCCGGAGACGAGCACATCGCGCGCCGGTGCGTCGACGCGGGATACGTGCTTTCGTTCGCGGGCACGGTCAGCTTCCGCAACGCCCGCGGGCTCCACGAGGCGGCACGGATCGTTCCGGCGGACCAGTACCTCGTCGAAACGGACGCTCCGTTCCTGACCCCGCATCCGTTCCGTGGGCGCCCGAACGAGCCCTACTGTGCCGCCTACACGGTTCGGCACCTCGCCTCGCTCAGGGGTGAGGCGGTGCACGAGGTGGCCGAATCGGTGCGAACGACCGCTGAGCGGGTCTTCGGATTGCCGACAGTCACCACCGGTTGA
- a CDS encoding resuscitation-promoting factor codes for MLDRDTQYGELDYSDDPRITHQDVLAALGPDADMLMAEIDVDVDELIRLISAETTMLPPIIIPDELAEDRTAGAPMKAATKDEVIANSTRVWKKRFLKGTVMAVLLTLGGGGAAAMAMNKSVTLDVDGKQQTVHSFGDTVGEVLEDAGLSVGAHDSLSPSPQAEVGDGGVIKLERGRKLNLIVDGAPQQESWVRATNLGEALNQLGRADLAKAGTWTSLPQNGELPLEGATVEVKTLKNVTVYDGANEPRKVQTNSVTTKEFLGELRMTLGPDDEAVGGLDVKLVDGAEVHISRTGVTMVKQNEEIAPPEQKVDDPNLEKGKTKVEDPGTPGQKTVTYKVTKRNGKEVGREKVSEEVITEAKPKIVKVGTKKPADPVIGDAGAWDRIAQCESTGNWSANTGNGYYGGLQFNKSTWDAYGGDEYAAYPHQASKAQQIAVAEKVREDRGGYGAWPHCGKKA; via the coding sequence GTGCTCGACCGCGACACTCAGTACGGCGAGCTGGACTACTCCGACGATCCGCGCATCACGCACCAGGACGTCCTGGCGGCGCTCGGCCCCGACGCCGACATGCTGATGGCCGAGATCGACGTCGATGTCGACGAGCTGATCCGCCTCATCAGCGCCGAGACCACCATGCTCCCGCCGATCATCATCCCGGACGAGCTGGCCGAGGACCGCACTGCGGGCGCGCCGATGAAGGCCGCGACCAAGGACGAGGTCATCGCGAACTCGACCCGGGTCTGGAAGAAGCGTTTCCTCAAGGGAACCGTCATGGCGGTGCTGCTCACCCTCGGTGGTGGCGGCGCGGCCGCGATGGCGATGAACAAGAGCGTCACCCTCGACGTCGACGGCAAGCAGCAGACCGTCCACAGCTTCGGCGACACCGTCGGTGAGGTCCTCGAAGACGCCGGCCTCTCCGTCGGCGCCCACGACTCGCTCTCGCCCTCGCCTCAGGCCGAGGTGGGTGACGGCGGCGTCATCAAGCTGGAGCGCGGCCGCAAGCTGAACCTGATCGTCGACGGCGCGCCGCAGCAGGAGTCCTGGGTCCGCGCGACCAACCTCGGCGAAGCGCTGAACCAGCTCGGTCGCGCCGACCTCGCCAAGGCCGGCACCTGGACCTCGCTCCCGCAGAACGGCGAGCTGCCGCTCGAAGGCGCCACCGTCGAGGTCAAGACCCTCAAGAACGTCACGGTCTACGACGGCGCGAACGAACCGCGCAAGGTCCAGACCAACTCCGTCACCACCAAGGAATTCCTCGGTGAGCTCCGGATGACCCTCGGCCCGGACGACGAGGCCGTCGGCGGTCTCGACGTCAAGCTGGTCGACGGCGCCGAGGTCCACATCAGCCGGACCGGCGTCACCATGGTCAAGCAGAACGAGGAAATCGCGCCGCCCGAGCAGAAGGTCGACGATCCGAACCTCGAAAAGGGCAAGACCAAGGTCGAGGACCCGGGCACGCCGGGCCAGAAGACCGTGACCTACAAGGTCACCAAGCGCAACGGCAAAGAGGTCGGCCGCGAGAAGGTCTCGGAAGAGGTCATCACCGAGGCCAAGCCCAAGATCGTCAAGGTCGGTACTAAGAAGCCCGCCGACCCGGTCATCGGGGACGCCGGCGCCTGGGACCGCATCGCGCAGTGCGAGTCGACCGGGAACTGGTCCGCCAACACCGGCAACGGCTACTACGGTGGCCTGCAGTTCAACAAGAGCACCTGGGATGCCTACGGTGGCGACGAGTACGCCGCGTACCCGCACCAGGCCAGCAAGGCCCAGCAGATCGCTGTCGCCGAGAAGGTCCGCGAGGACCGTGGTGGCTACGGCGCTTGGCCGCACTGTGGCAAGAAGGCCTGA
- a CDS encoding DUF222 domain-containing protein has protein sequence MTSTNIPKAFPLNLPEGDAELLLEELQTRLREGRRLVAEVGQILAEIESRGVRDLYGHNSIAVFYEHVARVPRAEAQRVTGRALALNSRRARDGTSIAPVAPLTGTAAATGALAEASIDRIVTVMKRLPEHVTASARLEAEKGLVELACVARPRDVTVAGTELLAQLDPDGKPKDDPAPQRRRSEFWLRQKRTGRWDMRGDLDAETGARLNALLVPRAYPAPDGGADDRSPAERRGDAFSEIVELAETGPDIPMPRKSSEQVAEQPQAAEPAEEPANRPKPAQAPPQGRQGPSRSGGVQDPARNVAHLRPARWWARLSRPRAGNPAQPPKPLTA, from the coding sequence ATGACCAGCACAAACATTCCCAAGGCCTTCCCGCTCAATCTGCCGGAAGGTGACGCCGAACTGCTTCTCGAGGAGTTGCAGACGCGGCTACGCGAAGGGCGACGTCTTGTCGCCGAAGTCGGCCAGATCCTGGCCGAGATCGAGTCACGTGGTGTCCGCGATCTCTACGGACACAACTCGATCGCCGTCTTCTACGAGCATGTGGCCCGGGTACCTCGAGCAGAGGCTCAGAGAGTGACCGGCAGAGCGCTGGCGCTCAATTCGAGACGGGCGCGCGACGGCACGTCGATCGCCCCCGTCGCGCCCCTGACCGGTACCGCGGCCGCCACCGGCGCGCTGGCCGAGGCCAGTATCGATCGGATCGTCACGGTCATGAAGAGGCTGCCCGAGCACGTCACGGCGAGCGCGCGCCTCGAGGCCGAGAAGGGCTTGGTCGAGCTCGCCTGCGTCGCGAGACCGCGTGACGTCACGGTGGCGGGCACAGAGCTGCTCGCACAACTGGACCCTGATGGAAAACCCAAAGACGACCCCGCCCCGCAACGGCGGCGGAGCGAGTTCTGGTTGCGCCAGAAACGAACCGGCCGCTGGGACATGCGCGGCGACCTCGATGCCGAGACGGGCGCCCGCCTGAACGCGCTCCTGGTGCCGCGGGCCTATCCGGCTCCCGATGGAGGAGCCGACGACCGTTCGCCGGCCGAAAGGCGCGGGGACGCGTTCTCGGAGATCGTCGAGCTCGCGGAAACCGGCCCGGACATCCCCATGCCCCGGAAGAGCTCGGAGCAGGTCGCCGAGCAGCCTCAGGCAGCCGAGCCCGCCGAGGAGCCCGCAAACCGTCCCAAGCCCGCCCAGGCGCCGCCTCAGGGCCGCCAAGGCCCATCCCGTAGCGGTGGCGTTCAAGACCCGGCCAGGAACGTGGCTCACTTACGGCCTGCGCGCTGGTGGGCGAGACTCTCGAGACCGAGAGCCGGGAACCCGGCTCAGCCTCCGAAGCCCCTAACGGCCTGA
- a CDS encoding GNAT family N-acetyltransferase has protein sequence MDDVVLDGDKVRLRDWRPSDLGPLRDLLDPARPWHETNGPYFGTPSTAAAESTARELTTIKAEPPDPRTSLAVCDLSDGRLIGRVSWYWESRETDWRRMGLVIYDERYWGGGFGTEALRMWTTYLFSRTDALRLDFATFSGNPGMIAVGRRLGFVEEGRFRSARRWSGGVHDAVVYGVLREEWDRRHRSDMGPA, from the coding sequence GTGGACGACGTCGTACTCGATGGAGACAAAGTCCGGCTGCGCGATTGGCGCCCGTCCGACCTCGGGCCGCTCCGTGACCTACTCGATCCCGCGCGGCCTTGGCACGAAACGAACGGCCCCTACTTCGGCACCCCGAGCACGGCCGCCGCCGAATCCACAGCGCGCGAACTCACCACGATCAAAGCCGAACCGCCCGATCCTCGCACCAGCCTCGCCGTGTGCGATCTAAGCGACGGAAGGCTGATCGGCCGGGTCAGCTGGTATTGGGAAAGCAGGGAGACCGACTGGCGGCGGATGGGGCTGGTCATCTACGACGAACGGTATTGGGGCGGTGGATTCGGCACCGAGGCCTTGCGCATGTGGACGACCTATTTGTTCTCCCGCACCGACGCGCTCCGCCTGGACTTCGCCACGTTCTCGGGGAACCCGGGGATGATCGCCGTCGGGCGGCGGCTCGGGTTCGTCGAAGAAGGCCGGTTCCGGAGCGCCCGGCGCTGGTCCGGCGGCGTCCATGACGCCGTCGTCTACGGGGTGCTCCGTGAGGAGTGGGACCGGAGGCATCGCTCAGACATGGGGCCGGCCTGA
- the rsmA gene encoding 16S rRNA (adenine(1518)-N(6)/adenine(1519)-N(6))-dimethyltransferase RsmA: MTELLGPAEIRALAAELDVRPTKKLGQNFVHDPNTVRRIVDLSKIGEGDVVLEVGPGLGSLTLGLLATGAEVVAVEIDPVLAERLPSTVAERGGAERLTVVGADALRITANDLPARPTALVANLPYNVAVPVVLHLLAELPSLTSGLVMVQTEVADRMAAGPGSRTYGVPSVKLAWYGKTRKVAAVPRAVFWPVPNVDSALVAFERGDVVSSVERERLFAVVDAAFSQRRKTLRAALASWAGSAERAGELLEKAGIDPKTRGEQLDVHQFARIAAAAG; encoded by the coding sequence GTGACTGAACTGCTCGGTCCTGCGGAAATCAGGGCGCTGGCGGCCGAGCTGGACGTACGTCCGACCAAGAAGCTCGGCCAGAACTTCGTGCACGATCCCAATACGGTGCGCCGCATCGTCGACCTCTCGAAGATCGGCGAAGGGGACGTCGTCCTGGAGGTCGGGCCGGGCCTCGGCTCGCTGACACTCGGACTGCTCGCGACCGGCGCCGAGGTCGTCGCGGTCGAAATCGATCCTGTGCTGGCGGAACGGCTGCCGAGCACCGTGGCCGAGCGAGGCGGGGCCGAAAGGCTGACGGTCGTCGGCGCGGACGCGTTGCGGATCACCGCGAACGACCTGCCGGCACGGCCGACGGCGCTCGTCGCGAACCTGCCGTATAACGTCGCCGTTCCCGTCGTGCTCCACCTGCTGGCCGAATTGCCGTCGCTGACCAGCGGCCTCGTAATGGTCCAGACCGAGGTCGCGGACAGGATGGCGGCGGGTCCGGGAAGCCGGACTTACGGCGTACCCAGCGTCAAGCTCGCCTGGTACGGAAAGACGCGCAAGGTCGCCGCGGTGCCCAGGGCGGTGTTCTGGCCGGTTCCGAACGTCGACTCCGCCTTGGTCGCGTTCGAACGGGGCGACGTGGTGTCGTCCGTGGAGCGGGAGCGGCTGTTCGCGGTCGTCGACGCCGCCTTCTCGCAACGGCGGAAGACCTTGCGGGCAGCGTTGGCGTCGTGGGCCGGTTCCGCCGAACGCGCGGGGGAACTACTCGAAAAGGCGGGTATCGACCCCAAAACCCGCGGGGAGCAGCTGGACGTCCACCAGTTCGCCCGGATCGCCGCGGCTGCCGGCTGA
- a CDS encoding methionine ABC transporter ATP-binding protein, whose amino-acid sequence MITVENLSKSFPLNGNPVVALRDVSVDIQAGSLFGVVGPAGSGKSTLARCIGLQERPDRGVVRLDGLNTGTLDGRRLREIRRQVGVVSTKPELLAERTIAGNIASPLEQLGLDGPQRRNRVGNLLDLVGLTPRAGQRPGDLSEGQLRRVAIAKALAAGPSVLLADDPTAGVQPEESGAVLTVLDRARAELGVTVLLTTPDAGVVRRVCDDVAVLEAGAIIERGTVLDLVSDPNSRTAQALLPAIETGRAQASKYDRAVDVVLVGFASVGALLPEAAGRFDVELATIGGGLTRIGDTPVGRFRLGVRGERADAALAWIAERGGHVTHPVRGPQGVAA is encoded by the coding sequence GTGATCACTGTTGAAAACCTGTCCAAATCCTTTCCCCTCAACGGAAATCCCGTCGTCGCACTGCGCGATGTGAGCGTGGACATCCAAGCAGGCTCGCTGTTCGGAGTCGTCGGTCCGGCGGGCTCCGGCAAATCGACCCTTGCTCGGTGCATCGGTCTTCAGGAGCGTCCCGACCGCGGTGTCGTCCGCCTCGACGGACTCAACACCGGAACCCTCGACGGACGCCGTCTCCGCGAAATCCGGCGCCAGGTCGGCGTGGTGAGCACCAAGCCGGAATTGCTCGCCGAACGCACCATCGCCGGCAACATTGCTTCGCCGCTCGAGCAGCTCGGCCTCGACGGGCCGCAGCGCCGCAACCGGGTCGGCAACCTGCTCGACCTGGTCGGGCTCACCCCCCGTGCGGGGCAGCGGCCGGGCGACCTGTCCGAGGGGCAGCTGCGCCGGGTGGCCATCGCCAAGGCACTGGCCGCCGGGCCGTCCGTGCTCCTGGCCGACGACCCGACCGCGGGCGTGCAGCCCGAGGAGTCCGGCGCGGTCCTGACCGTGCTCGACCGGGCGCGCGCCGAACTCGGTGTCACCGTGCTGCTCACCACACCCGACGCCGGCGTGGTCCGCCGTGTCTGCGACGACGTCGCGGTTCTGGAGGCCGGCGCGATCATCGAACGCGGAACCGTGCTCGACCTGGTCTCCGACCCCAACAGCCGGACCGCGCAGGCGCTGCTTCCCGCCATCGAAACCGGGCGGGCACAGGCCTCGAAGTACGACCGTGCGGTGGACGTAGTGCTCGTCGGCTTCGCCTCGGTCGGTGCGCTGCTGCCGGAGGCCGCCGGTCGCTTCGACGTCGAGCTCGCCACCATCGGGGGCGGTCTGACCCGGATCGGCGACACCCCGGTCGGCCGGTTCCGCCTCGGGGTGCGCGGTGAGCGCGCGGACGCCGCGCTCGCCTGGATCGCCGAACGTGGCGGCCACGTGACCCACCCGGTCCGCGGCCCGCAGGGCGTCGCCGCCTGA
- a CDS encoding 4-(cytidine 5'-diphospho)-2-C-methyl-D-erythritol kinase, whose protein sequence is MLAVVPPPVTVRVPAKVNLHLSVGDVRPDGYHELVTVFQALSLTDEVTVAVTEDPGVEVYGEGEGSVPTGANNLAWKAAQALAAHIGKADGESKVRVVLRKGIPVAGGMAGGSADAAATLVGLASLWKLDISRDELAGIAAKLGSDVPFALYGGTALGTGRGEQLVPVLSRHTFHWVLAFDQRGLSTPRVFGELDKLREEGSPPRIGSHTPVVEALASGDPRQLALLLGNDLQAAAVSLRPGLRRTLRAGVNAGALAGTVSGSGPTCAFLCADAQSAVEVAAELSGAGVCRTVRVAHGPVPGARLVGGDDAPRPSPPRVHA, encoded by the coding sequence GTGCTCGCCGTCGTACCGCCCCCAGTGACCGTCAGGGTCCCCGCCAAGGTCAACCTGCACCTGTCGGTCGGAGATGTACGCCCGGACGGCTACCACGAGCTGGTGACCGTGTTCCAGGCGCTTTCCCTGACCGACGAGGTGACCGTCGCGGTCACCGAGGACCCCGGCGTCGAGGTCTACGGTGAAGGTGAAGGTTCCGTACCGACAGGAGCCAACAACCTGGCCTGGAAGGCAGCGCAGGCGTTGGCGGCCCACATCGGCAAGGCGGACGGCGAGTCCAAGGTCAGAGTCGTGTTGCGCAAAGGCATCCCGGTCGCGGGCGGGATGGCCGGTGGCAGTGCCGACGCGGCCGCGACCCTGGTGGGGCTCGCGTCGCTGTGGAAGCTCGACATCTCCCGGGACGAACTGGCGGGTATCGCCGCGAAACTCGGGAGCGATGTTCCTTTCGCGCTCTACGGCGGGACGGCGTTGGGCACCGGCCGAGGCGAGCAGCTGGTGCCTGTCCTGTCGAGGCACACCTTCCACTGGGTCCTGGCCTTCGACCAGCGTGGGCTTTCGACTCCGCGGGTGTTCGGCGAGCTGGACAAGTTGCGTGAAGAAGGCAGCCCACCGCGGATCGGCTCGCACACTCCGGTGGTGGAGGCGCTGGCATCCGGCGACCCGCGTCAACTGGCGCTGCTTCTCGGCAATGATCTGCAGGCGGCCGCTGTCTCGTTGCGTCCGGGGCTGCGCCGCACGTTGCGGGCGGGAGTCAACGCGGGTGCGCTCGCCGGCACCGTGTCCGGATCCGGGCCGACCTGTGCCTTCCTGTGCGCGGATGCCCAGTCGGCCGTCGAGGTCGCCGCGGAGTTGTCCGGCGCCGGTGTCTGTCGCACGGTGCGCGTCGCGCACGGGCCCGTCCCCGGAGCCCGGCTGGTCGGCGGGGATGACGCGCCGCGGCCGTCGCCGCCTCGGGTGCACGCATGA
- a CDS encoding ABC-F family ATP-binding cassette domain-containing protein has translation MANLVNLESVSKSFGVRPLLDGVSLGVAEGQRIGVVGLNGGGKTTLLEVLAGISEPDTGRVSQVRGLRMAVVTQRTELPEGSTVGDVVLERYGAEHEWAADARVRSIMDGLGITALGIDKETANLSGGERRRVALAAALTGELDLVVLDEPTNHLDVEGVRWLADHLLNRRIAVVVVTHDRWFLDTVASVTWEVANGRVEQYEGGYADWIFARAERARLAATAEEKRQNLARKELAWLRRGPQARTSKPRYRVEAAEALISDVPEPRDSVELQAFARRRLGKTVLEIEDATLTVGDRTLLDHVTWRIGPGDRIGLVGVNGSGKTTLLKLLGGDREPETGRRIQGKTVSLAHLRQELDDLPGDLRVLQAIEEVSGRVVFGKQELTASQLAEKLGFPAARQWTPVEDLSGGERRRLQLCRLLMAEPNVLLLDEPTNDLDIDTLQQLEDLLDSWPGSLVVVSHDRYLVERVCDTIVALFGDGQVTHLPGGIEEYLDRRAKSLEKAGGDRKAGGAQTSAPKKSAAEQRAAQKELSRLERKLDQLHTKEEKLHAALLAAATDPTKLIELNTELKAVETEKEEVEAQWLETSEAIE, from the coding sequence ATGGCCAACTTGGTCAACCTGGAGTCGGTGAGCAAGTCCTTCGGGGTGCGCCCGCTGCTCGACGGTGTTTCGCTCGGTGTGGCGGAGGGGCAGCGTATCGGTGTCGTCGGTCTCAACGGGGGCGGGAAGACGACGTTGCTGGAGGTCCTCGCGGGGATCAGCGAGCCCGATACGGGACGCGTCAGCCAAGTCCGGGGCTTGCGGATGGCCGTGGTCACCCAACGGACCGAACTTCCCGAAGGCAGCACAGTCGGAGATGTCGTGCTGGAGCGCTACGGCGCGGAGCACGAGTGGGCCGCTGACGCGCGTGTCCGGTCCATTATGGACGGTCTGGGCATCACCGCTCTCGGCATCGACAAGGAAACGGCGAACCTGTCCGGTGGCGAACGCCGCCGGGTGGCACTGGCGGCCGCTCTCACCGGTGAACTGGACCTCGTGGTCCTCGACGAGCCGACCAACCATCTCGATGTCGAAGGTGTGCGCTGGCTCGCGGATCACCTGCTCAACCGCAGGATCGCGGTCGTGGTCGTCACGCACGACCGGTGGTTCCTCGACACGGTCGCGAGTGTGACCTGGGAGGTCGCCAACGGTCGCGTCGAGCAGTACGAAGGCGGCTACGCGGACTGGATCTTCGCGCGGGCCGAGCGGGCGAGGCTGGCGGCGACGGCCGAGGAAAAGCGGCAGAACCTGGCGCGTAAAGAGCTCGCATGGCTGCGCCGCGGCCCGCAGGCCAGGACCTCGAAGCCCCGCTACCGCGTCGAAGCGGCTGAAGCGCTGATCTCCGACGTGCCGGAGCCGCGTGATTCGGTCGAGCTGCAGGCGTTCGCCCGCCGTCGGCTGGGTAAGACCGTGCTGGAGATCGAGGACGCCACGTTGACCGTGGGCGACCGCACCCTGCTCGATCACGTCACCTGGCGGATCGGGCCCGGCGATCGGATCGGCCTCGTCGGCGTCAACGGATCCGGTAAGACGACGCTCCTCAAGCTGCTCGGCGGTGACAGGGAGCCTGAGACGGGCCGACGTATCCAGGGCAAGACGGTCAGCCTCGCGCACCTGCGGCAGGAGCTCGACGACCTACCTGGCGATCTGCGCGTGCTGCAGGCGATCGAAGAGGTCTCCGGCCGGGTCGTGTTCGGAAAGCAGGAGCTCACCGCTTCGCAGCTGGCCGAAAAGCTGGGGTTCCCCGCGGCGAGGCAGTGGACGCCGGTCGAGGACCTGTCCGGTGGTGAACGGCGCCGCCTGCAGCTGTGCCGGCTCCTCATGGCCGAGCCCAACGTGCTGCTGCTCGACGAACCGACGAACGATCTCGATATCGACACCTTGCAGCAGCTCGAAGATCTGCTGGATTCCTGGCCGGGCAGTCTCGTCGTCGTTTCGCACGACCGATACCTGGTGGAACGCGTCTGCGACACGATCGTGGCCTTGTTCGGGGACGGCCAAGTGACCCACCTGCCGGGCGGGATCGAGGAATACCTCGACCGGCGAGCAAAGAGCCTTGAGAAGGCCGGCGGCGACCGTAAGGCGGGCGGCGCGCAGACCTCCGCGCCCAAGAAGAGCGCAGCGGAACAGCGGGCGGCTCAGAAGGAACTGTCCCGCCTCGAGCGCAAGCTCGACCAGCTGCACACGAAGGAAGAGAAGCTGCATGCGGCGCTGCTCGCCGCGGCGACCGATCCGACGAAGCTCATCGAGCTGAACACCGAATTGAAAGCCGTCGAAACGGAGAAGGAGGAGGTCGAGGCCCAGTGGCTCGAGACCTCCGAAGCGATCGAATGA